One [Clostridium] saccharolyticum WM1 DNA segment encodes these proteins:
- a CDS encoding methyl-accepting chemotaxis protein, with the protein MKRNNRGIKKELVTFTMACIISIVFVLSAGSIYLTYDTTRKSLAKSLKETSELVSEKITQQLKEYSIIAESIALYMKGNLQKDGNINIFLRISCSQYGLNNIDIISADGLSIVNGKSYKQENTYVQAKKGTPFLSDPMIHKDSVSYEYAYPYDDLVIILEFPYSVFETMIADTKLGDTGSTYIINRDGTKVAYEDFSQVLSRQNNTEAAKSNQAVYGEIAKLEAAMTRGETGFGFYQWNGEKKFGSYTPVKGTNGWSVNVTASESEFMSGVMTSMLNAVILGIVSLILAVFAMLRITNRITRPMGRVVDAIDRLSAGDLGVELSLERRDEIGRIGEKVNEMAGTYRNIIYDISRFLQEISYGNLSVRSSCRYPGEFNGIRSSMEMIAARLNDTMITIRSSSEEVNYRAGQVSDVSQALASGAAVQAETVEELNASIANVSGKAVNNADHVKKAWDYVNQSASMVKSGNRHMESLHATMKEISLFSEKISGITKMIEDIAFQTNILALNAAVEAARAGDAGRGFAVVAEEVRNLSAKSAEAAKQTAQLIGRTGKAVSEGKQQTDETAEVLKKISGKSALLEQVIQEIQAASQEQARTMEQIREGLYQVSAVVQANAATAQESSSSSEELAAQAGILKQEVSKFIINGNQRTD; encoded by the coding sequence ATGAAAAGAAACAATAGGGGAATAAAAAAAGAGCTGGTGACCTTTACAATGGCTTGTATCATTTCCATTGTATTCGTGCTGTCTGCAGGCTCTATTTATCTGACATACGATACCACCAGAAAATCCCTGGCAAAAAGCCTGAAGGAAACTTCGGAGCTGGTTTCAGAAAAAATCACCCAGCAGCTAAAGGAGTATTCCATCATAGCCGAATCCATAGCCCTTTACATGAAAGGTAATTTACAAAAAGATGGAAATATCAACATATTTTTAAGGATCTCATGTTCCCAGTATGGCCTTAATAATATCGATATTATATCCGCTGACGGGCTGTCCATTGTCAATGGAAAATCCTATAAACAGGAAAATACCTATGTGCAGGCAAAAAAGGGGACCCCTTTTCTGTCAGATCCAATGATTCATAAGGACTCCGTTTCCTATGAATATGCGTACCCTTATGATGACCTGGTGATTATTCTGGAATTCCCATATTCTGTTTTTGAGACAATGATCGCTGATACAAAGCTTGGAGATACGGGGAGTACTTATATTATAAACCGGGATGGAACAAAAGTGGCATATGAAGATTTTTCCCAGGTATTGTCACGGCAAAATAATACGGAGGCTGCAAAAAGCAATCAGGCCGTATACGGAGAGATTGCAAAGCTGGAGGCTGCAATGACCAGAGGGGAAACCGGTTTTGGTTTCTACCAATGGAACGGAGAAAAAAAGTTCGGTTCCTACACTCCCGTAAAAGGTACCAATGGCTGGTCCGTAAATGTAACGGCCTCAGAATCGGAATTTATGTCCGGCGTCATGACTTCCATGTTAAATGCAGTCATTCTGGGTATTGTGTCTTTGATATTAGCAGTCTTTGCCATGCTTCGGATCACCAACCGGATCACAAGACCCATGGGACGGGTAGTTGATGCCATTGACAGGCTGTCTGCCGGAGATCTGGGTGTCGAGCTTAGCCTGGAACGCAGGGATGAAATTGGCAGAATCGGGGAAAAGGTCAATGAAATGGCAGGAACGTACAGAAATATTATCTATGATATATCCCGGTTTTTACAGGAGATTTCCTATGGGAACTTATCCGTCCGAAGCAGCTGCAGATATCCCGGAGAATTTAACGGCATACGCAGTTCCATGGAAATGATCGCAGCCCGCTTAAATGATACCATGATAACGATCCGTTCCTCATCCGAGGAAGTCAATTATAGGGCCGGGCAGGTTTCCGATGTTTCACAGGCCCTTGCTTCCGGGGCAGCCGTACAGGCAGAAACCGTGGAGGAATTAAATGCATCCATTGCAAATGTTTCTGGAAAGGCCGTAAATAATGCGGATCATGTGAAGAAAGCCTGGGATTATGTCAATCAATCCGCATCAATGGTCAAATCAGGAAACCGGCATATGGAGAGTCTTCATGCGACCATGAAAGAAATAAGCCTGTTTTCTGAAAAGATATCCGGGATTACGAAAATGATTGAGGATATTGCGTTCCAGACCAATATTTTAGCCTTAAATGCTGCTGTGGAAGCAGCCCGTGCCGGAGATGCGGGACGGGGATTTGCAGTAGTTGCGGAAGAGGTAAGAAACTTATCGGCCAAATCCGCGGAAGCGGCAAAACAGACGGCCCAGTTGATCGGCCGTACGGGAAAGGCGGTATCCGAGGGAAAGCAGCAGACGGATGAGACGGCGGAAGTCCTTAAGAAGATCTCCGGAAAATCCGCACTTCTGGAACAGGTAATCCAAGAGATCCAAGCCGCTTCCCAGGAGCAGGCCCGGACCATGGAACAGATCAGGGAAGGGCTGTATCAGGTATCGGCTGTCGTTCAGGCGAATGCTGCAACCGCCCAGGAAAGCTCCTCCTCCAGTGAAGAGCTGGCAGCACAGGCCGGAATTTTAAAACAGGAGGTTTCGAAATTCATAATAAACGGGAACCAAAGAACAGATTAG
- a CDS encoding desulfoferrodoxin family protein: MKNEPVFLTDKNHNIILESITGTPNAALPDSLKPFEVLEPNTSDGAAEKHVPVIESEGNHVTIKVGSIFHPMTEDHSIAWICLQTTAGTVMRVSLSPNCQPMACFTLEKGDTPKAAFAYCNLHGFWKTEA; encoded by the coding sequence ATGAAGAACGAACCCGTATTCTTAACTGACAAAAACCATAACATCATTCTGGAATCCATTACCGGAACTCCCAATGCCGCACTTCCGGACAGCTTAAAACCATTTGAAGTTTTGGAACCCAATACTTCAGACGGCGCTGCAGAAAAGCATGTCCCCGTTATTGAATCAGAGGGAAACCATGTGACAATAAAGGTCGGCAGCATATTCCACCCCATGACTGAGGATCACAGCATTGCCTGGATCTGTTTGCAGACAACGGCAGGAACTGTCATGAGGGTAAGCTTAAGTCCGAATTGTCAGCCAATGGCATGCTTTACACTGGAAAAAGGTGATACTCCAAAGGCAGCTTTTGCTTACTGCAATCTTCATGGATTCTGGAAAACAGAGGCATAA
- the tilS gene encoding tRNA lysidine(34) synthetase TilS yields the protein MYRTILDYIRRNRLFAPGDRVIVALSGGADSVCLLVVLNELKEELGLELKAVHVHHGLRGKEADRDRDYSRDLSARLGVSFSCVQVDAALYAGEHGMSVEEAGRHLRYQIFEKERLDFSGTKIAVAHHRDDQAETILYNLFRGTGLKGLGGMRPLRDRIVRPLLCVGREEILAYLEEKRISYCEDSTNAQTDYVRNRIRRRILPEIREEVNRRAGENILHAGEMAAQADAYLEKQAEKILKARGVGEMEASGLRPACGIDAAVLLAEDNIIRNYVIRRMIRSVNESMKDITMTHVESAAALLFGSDRRQVDLPCGLIAVRTNGELWIKRKEQEEPVDKERDFLLPELDFKTFPYKKGQEIPKNGYTKWFDYDKIKCALSVRYRKTGDYMTLAGGGRKTIKSFMIDEKIPKDEREKIPLVAEGSHVLWVIGYRISEYYKITDDTHTVIQIQFNGGRNDG from the coding sequence ATGTACAGAACGATATTGGATTATATCAGACGGAACCGGCTGTTTGCTCCGGGGGACCGCGTCATCGTGGCGCTTTCCGGAGGAGCCGATTCGGTCTGTCTTCTTGTAGTTTTAAATGAACTTAAGGAAGAACTGGGGCTGGAACTGAAGGCGGTCCATGTCCATCACGGCCTAAGAGGGAAAGAGGCGGACCGGGACAGGGATTACTCCAGGGATTTATCGGCAAGGCTGGGAGTGTCTTTTTCCTGCGTTCAGGTAGATGCTGCCCTTTATGCCGGGGAGCATGGAATGTCGGTAGAAGAAGCCGGAAGGCATCTCCGTTACCAGATCTTTGAAAAAGAGAGACTGGATTTTTCCGGAACGAAAATAGCGGTGGCCCATCACAGGGATGACCAGGCGGAGACCATTCTATATAACCTGTTCCGGGGAACCGGGTTAAAGGGGCTTGGAGGAATGCGCCCGCTGCGGGACAGAATTGTCCGTCCCCTGCTGTGTGTTGGAAGAGAGGAAATTCTTGCATATCTGGAGGAAAAAAGGATATCTTATTGTGAGGACTCCACCAACGCCCAGACGGACTATGTGAGAAACCGCATACGGCGCCGGATCCTGCCGGAAATCAGGGAAGAAGTCAACAGGCGGGCAGGAGAAAATATCCTGCATGCGGGGGAAATGGCCGCACAGGCCGATGCATATCTGGAAAAACAAGCCGAAAAAATATTAAAGGCCCGGGGAGTGGGAGAAATGGAAGCGTCCGGCTTAAGGCCAGCCTGTGGTATTGATGCAGCGGTTCTTTTGGCAGAAGATAACATTATAAGAAACTATGTGATCCGGAGGATGATCCGGTCTGTCAATGAATCCATGAAGGATATTACCATGACTCACGTGGAAAGCGCGGCAGCGCTTCTTTTTGGTTCTGACCGCAGACAGGTGGATCTGCCCTGCGGCCTTATTGCTGTGCGTACCAACGGGGAATTGTGGATAAAAAGAAAGGAACAGGAAGAGCCTGTGGATAAGGAACGGGATTTTCTTCTCCCTGAACTGGATTTTAAAACTTTTCCCTACAAAAAAGGCCAGGAAATTCCTAAAAACGGGTATACGAAATGGTTTGATTATGATAAAATCAAATGTGCACTCTCTGTGAGGTATCGGAAAACCGGAGATTACATGACACTGGCCGGAGGCGGCAGAAAAACCATTAAATCATTTATGATTGATGAAAAAATTCCCAAAGACGAACGGGAAAAAATTCCCCTTGTAGCGGAAGGTTCCCATGTCCTCTGGGTCATCGGATACCGGATCAGTGAATACTATAAGATAACAGATGATACCCATACAGTAATACAAATACAGTTTAACGGAGGAAGAAACGATGGATGA
- a CDS encoding GntR family transcriptional regulator, giving the protein MSPENQRPREEAMEKIENHIIEKKLKPDDKLPSERAMCTMWNLNRTTLRSAIRQLVLEGKIYSKNGSGTYVSRKKLMKNLQDVEGFYETAWKAGREVSTKVVAVELYETTKSIGKKMELPLGHKLLRVARIRLLEGRPVMYETSYLDYQRFPKLEMHITENASLYEILKKEYGLDITGGREVLSIAYCDEKEAQDLSVSKGEPVISQSGVAVDENGKVFEYFKSITRSEYVCFASELQRL; this is encoded by the coding sequence ATGAGTCCGGAAAATCAAAGACCCCGCGAAGAAGCGATGGAAAAGATAGAAAATCATATTATTGAAAAAAAGTTAAAGCCAGATGATAAACTGCCTTCAGAGCGAGCCATGTGCACCATGTGGAATCTTAACAGGACGACCCTCAGGAGTGCTATCAGGCAGTTGGTCCTGGAAGGAAAGATCTACAGCAAAAATGGTTCCGGGACCTATGTGTCAAGGAAAAAGCTTATGAAAAATCTTCAGGATGTGGAGGGCTTTTATGAGACTGCCTGGAAAGCAGGCAGGGAAGTTTCAACAAAAGTGGTTGCAGTGGAACTATATGAAACAACAAAATCCATCGGGAAAAAGATGGAGCTTCCCCTTGGTCACAAGCTATTGCGCGTGGCCCGCATCCGGCTTCTGGAAGGCCGTCCCGTCATGTATGAGACATCCTATCTGGATTACCAGCGTTTCCCAAAGCTTGAAATGCATATTACAGAAAATGCATCCCTGTATGAAATTCTAAAAAAGGAATATGGCCTGGATATTACAGGAGGCAGGGAGGTGCTGAGCATCGCTTACTGCGATGAAAAGGAAGCACAGGATTTAAGTGTCAGCAAGGGAGAGCCGGTGATCAGCCAATCAGGAGTTGCTGTTGATGAAAACGGAAAAGTATTTGAATACTTTAAATCCATTACCCGCTCAGAATACGTCTGTTTTGCCAGTGAGTTACAACGGCTCTGA
- a CDS encoding GntR family transcriptional regulator, translating into MKKPTEIDYQSSIYLQLREVVRNKIEEGEYLPGTAIPSENALAEMYGINRLTVRSAIDELVKEGLLKRVQGKGVYVMAPIERDLEVLGGFSQTMDDKKIQPKKKILQRGQRPAGPKYGEMFHMGEEESLYYIKRLDFANGEPIAMQEIYIPYDLVPKVEGIDLSVFSMFEIYKFYGINPVRAWQTLDLVQLTQADARLLDISKDQTVFLFSCTTYDEDERVIEYSRSYTRGDKCNFTVHFHK; encoded by the coding sequence TTGAAGAAGCCGACTGAAATAGATTATCAATCGTCCATTTACTTACAGTTAAGGGAAGTGGTCAGAAATAAAATCGAAGAGGGAGAATACCTTCCGGGAACAGCGATACCGTCTGAGAATGCCCTGGCGGAAATGTACGGCATCAACAGGCTGACCGTGCGAAGTGCCATTGATGAGCTGGTAAAGGAAGGTCTTTTGAAACGAGTCCAGGGGAAGGGCGTTTATGTCATGGCACCCATTGAACGGGATCTGGAGGTCCTGGGTGGATTTTCCCAGACAATGGATGATAAAAAAATTCAGCCAAAGAAAAAGATATTACAGAGAGGCCAGCGGCCAGCAGGCCCCAAATATGGGGAAATGTTTCATATGGGCGAAGAGGAAAGCCTGTATTATATTAAACGGCTAGATTTTGCAAACGGAGAGCCTATTGCCATGCAGGAGATTTATATTCCCTATGATCTGGTTCCCAAGGTAGAAGGCATTGATCTTTCGGTATTCAGCATGTTTGAAATTTATAAATTCTATGGCATAAATCCGGTAAGGGCATGGCAGACCCTGGATCTGGTCCAGCTTACCCAGGCGGATGCAAGGCTTCTGGATATTTCCAAAGACCAGACAGTATTCCTTTTTTCCTGCACCACCTATGATGAGGATGAAAGGGTCATAGAGTATTCCAGATCCTATACAAGAGGGGACAAGTGTAATTTTACGGTACATTTTCATAAATAG
- a CDS encoding glycoside hydrolase family 13 protein, with product MCFQAEALNRDALFTDETESFRFPAEPGMGDDVILFFRTAKDDVDQVCYIQAGLCGETAMEKAESDGLFDYYKYRLTAVYEKISYCFKVVKGQEVCYYNRLGISGENQEGFNFRIVPGFSTPDWAKGAVMYQIYVDRFCNGDRTNDVVDREYVYIGRPVSRVEDWEKYPNQMDVGYFYGGDLQGVWDKLDYLKNLGVDVIYFNPIFVSPSNHKYDCQDYDHIDPHYGVILKDGGQPVAPDAEDNRSATKYMIRTTDKENLEASNDFFARFVEEVHKRGMKVILDGVFNHCGSFNKWLDGERIYEMSGRYEPGAYVSKDSPYRTFFKFYDGEAWPYNGSYDGWWGHSTLPKLNYEDSQTLYEYILRIARKWVSPPYKVDGWRLDVAADLGHSSDYNHKFWRDFRNAVKEANPEALVLAEHYGDPSGWLQGDQWDTVMNYDAFMEPVTWFLTGMEKHSDESNPSLFGDGESFFKSMNYHMSRMMTGSIQAAMNELSNHDHSRFMTRTNQRVGRTSTLGPEAASQGIHNGIFREAVMIQMTWPGAPTIYYGDEAGVCGWTDPDNRRTYPWGREDLELIEFHRYMTGLHHSIPALRLGSLKRLLAGKHLISYGRFLGDSICVVAVNNLTEERQVMIPVWQLGMRDGETMSRYMLTYENGYNVGRIPYGVKDGQVLVSMPGTSSLLLVADRD from the coding sequence ATGTGCTTCCAGGCTGAGGCGTTAAATAGAGATGCGTTATTTACCGATGAGACAGAAAGTTTCCGATTCCCGGCAGAACCCGGTATGGGGGATGATGTGATCCTATTTTTTCGGACGGCAAAGGATGATGTGGACCAGGTCTGTTATATTCAGGCAGGATTATGCGGAGAAACAGCCATGGAAAAGGCAGAGTCCGACGGGCTGTTTGATTATTATAAATATAGATTAACGGCAGTGTATGAGAAAATCAGTTATTGCTTTAAGGTGGTGAAGGGCCAGGAGGTCTGTTACTATAACCGTCTGGGCATTTCCGGGGAGAATCAGGAAGGGTTTAATTTTCGTATAGTTCCTGGTTTTTCTACCCCTGACTGGGCAAAGGGAGCCGTTATGTATCAGATCTATGTAGACCGGTTCTGCAACGGAGACAGGACCAATGATGTGGTGGACAGGGAATATGTATACATTGGCCGGCCTGTGTCCCGTGTGGAGGACTGGGAGAAATATCCCAACCAGATGGATGTGGGGTATTTTTACGGCGGTGATCTGCAGGGGGTATGGGATAAGCTGGATTACTTAAAGAACCTGGGAGTCGATGTAATTTATTTTAATCCCATATTTGTATCTCCCTCCAATCATAAGTATGATTGTCAGGACTACGACCACATTGATCCCCATTATGGGGTGATCCTAAAGGATGGAGGGCAGCCGGTGGCACCTGATGCAGAGGATAACCGGTCTGCCACGAAATACATGATCCGGACAACGGATAAGGAGAATTTAGAAGCCAGCAATGATTTTTTTGCCCGGTTTGTGGAAGAAGTACACAAGCGGGGGATGAAAGTGATCCTGGATGGGGTATTTAATCATTGCGGTTCTTTTAATAAATGGCTGGATGGAGAGCGTATTTATGAAATGTCAGGGAGGTACGAGCCGGGAGCCTATGTATCAAAGGACAGTCCTTACCGGACGTTTTTTAAATTTTACGACGGGGAAGCATGGCCCTATAACGGTTCCTATGACGGCTGGTGGGGACATTCCACACTTCCAAAGCTTAATTATGAGGATTCACAGACCCTGTATGAATACATCCTGCGGATCGCCCGGAAATGGGTCTCCCCGCCTTACAAGGTAGACGGATGGCGCCTTGACGTGGCGGCTGATTTAGGCCACAGCAGCGATTACAACCATAAGTTCTGGAGAGATTTCAGAAATGCGGTAAAGGAGGCCAATCCGGAGGCCCTTGTGCTGGCGGAGCACTATGGGGATCCATCCGGCTGGCTTCAGGGGGACCAGTGGGATACGGTTATGAATTACGATGCATTTATGGAGCCGGTGACCTGGTTTCTTACAGGTATGGAAAAGCACAGCGATGAAAGCAACCCCAGTCTGTTTGGAGACGGAGAAAGCTTTTTTAAATCCATGAATTATCATATGAGCCGTATGATGACGGGCTCCATCCAGGCTGCCATGAATGAGCTGTCAAACCATGACCATTCCCGATTTATGACAAGGACCAACCAAAGAGTAGGGAGGACCTCCACGCTGGGCCCGGAGGCTGCTTCCCAGGGCATCCATAATGGGATTTTCCGGGAGGCGGTGATGATCCAGATGACCTGGCCCGGCGCTCCCACCATTTATTATGGGGATGAGGCAGGGGTCTGCGGCTGGACGGACCCGGATAACCGGAGGACTTATCCATGGGGCAGAGAGGATCTGGAACTGATCGAATTTCACCGGTACATGACAGGCCTTCACCATAGCATACCGGCTCTGCGCCTTGGGTCTTTGAAACGGCTTCTGGCCGGGAAGCATCTGATTTCCTATGGGCGTTTTTTGGGTGACAGTATTTGCGTGGTTGCGGTCAATAATTTGACCGAAGAGCGGCAGGTCATGATCCCGGTATGGCAGTTGGGGATGAGGGATGGAGAAACCATGTCCCGTTACATGCTGACCTATGAAAATGGGTATAATGTGGGCAGAATTCCCTATGGAGTAAAGGATGGCCAGGTGCTTGTCTCCATGCCGGGAACCAGCTCCCTTTTACTGGTGGCGGACCGGGATTAG
- the ftsH gene encoding ATP-dependent zinc metalloprotease FtsH, with translation MKQQQPFRGLGFLLLLVIMLIFASRLPQKSGIITNQELMQAIDNGTITSATIRQNDPPPTGRIEMAMTDGSSKQANVSNVIEIQDRLDRNGITYTVDAVQKENLFLTITLPLILTAVVLVFLFMLMNARAGAGSANAKMMNFGRSRAHLAKDANKVNFGKVAGLEEEKEELEEVVDFLKNPQKYTSVGARIPKGILLVGPPGTGKTLLAKAVAGEAGVPFFSISGSDFVEMFVGVGASRVRDLFEEGKKHAPCIIFIDEIDAVARRRGTGMGGGHDEREQTLNQLLVEMDGFGINEGIIVMAATNRVDILDPAILRPGRFDRKVGVGRPDVKGREEILKVHSKEKPLGEDVDLRRIAQTTAGFTGADLENLMNEAAIYAARNSKKFINQADVDKAFVKVGIGAEKKSKVITEKEKRITAYHEAGHAILFHLLPDEGPVHTISIIPTGVGAAGYTMPLPENDHMFNTRGKMLQDIMVDLGGRIAEELIFGDITTGASQDIKQATATARAMVTQYGMSDKVGMINYDNDGDEVFIGRDLAHAKSYGGQVANTIDNEVKRIIDECYDKAKEIILKHEEILHACCKLLMEKEKIGQQEFENLFSAAAEG, from the coding sequence TTGAAACAACAGCAACCATTCAGAGGTTTGGGATTTTTGCTCCTTCTGGTCATCATGCTTATATTTGCCAGTAGACTGCCCCAAAAGAGTGGGATCATTACCAACCAGGAGCTGATGCAGGCGATTGATAATGGGACCATTACCTCAGCAACCATCAGGCAGAACGACCCGCCCCCAACAGGAAGGATCGAGATGGCCATGACTGACGGTTCATCAAAACAGGCCAATGTGTCTAATGTCATTGAAATTCAGGATCGTTTGGACCGAAATGGAATCACCTATACGGTGGATGCAGTACAAAAGGAGAATTTATTTCTGACCATTACGCTTCCGTTGATCCTGACGGCAGTAGTTTTAGTTTTTTTGTTTATGCTGATGAATGCCAGAGCAGGGGCAGGAAGCGCCAATGCCAAAATGATGAATTTTGGAAGAAGCCGGGCTCATCTTGCAAAAGATGCCAATAAGGTGAACTTCGGTAAGGTAGCAGGGCTGGAAGAGGAAAAAGAGGAGCTGGAAGAAGTGGTCGACTTCTTAAAGAATCCTCAGAAGTATACCAGTGTGGGAGCCCGGATTCCAAAGGGGATCCTTCTTGTGGGACCTCCCGGAACAGGAAAGACCCTTCTTGCCAAGGCAGTGGCAGGAGAGGCAGGAGTGCCGTTTTTCTCCATTTCCGGTTCCGATTTTGTGGAAATGTTTGTAGGTGTGGGTGCATCCCGCGTGAGAGATTTGTTTGAAGAAGGCAAAAAGCATGCCCCATGTATCATATTCATCGATGAGATAGATGCCGTAGCCCGCCGCAGAGGAACGGGTATGGGCGGCGGTCACGATGAGAGAGAGCAGACCTTAAACCAGCTTCTTGTCGAGATGGATGGCTTCGGGATCAATGAAGGTATCATCGTTATGGCGGCTACAAACCGGGTGGATATCCTGGACCCGGCGATCCTGCGTCCCGGTCGTTTTGACCGGAAGGTTGGAGTCGGCAGGCCTGATGTTAAAGGAAGAGAGGAAATCCTTAAAGTCCACTCCAAGGAAAAACCATTGGGAGAAGATGTGGATTTAAGGAGAATTGCACAGACAACGGCTGGATTCACCGGTGCGGATTTAGAGAACCTTATGAATGAGGCCGCTATTTATGCAGCCAGAAACAGTAAGAAATTCATTAACCAGGCGGATGTTGATAAGGCCTTTGTAAAGGTGGGGATCGGAGCTGAAAAAAAGAGCAAGGTAATAACCGAGAAGGAAAAGAGGATCACCGCTTACCACGAAGCAGGCCATGCAATTTTATTCCATCTGCTTCCTGACGAAGGACCGGTGCATACCATTTCCATTATTCCTACGGGTGTGGGAGCAGCCGGATATACCATGCCATTGCCTGAAAATGACCATATGTTCAACACCAGAGGCAAGATGCTTCAGGACATCATGGTGGATTTAGGCGGAAGGATCGCTGAGGAGCTTATATTCGGTGATATCACTACCGGAGCCTCCCAGGATATCAAGCAGGCCACAGCCACGGCCAGAGCCATGGTGACTCAGTATGGAATGTCCGATAAGGTGGGCATGATTAATTATGACAACGATGGTGATGAGGTCTTTATCGGCAGGGATCTGGCTCATGCAAAGAGCTATGGCGGCCAGGTAGCCAATACCATTGACAACGAAGTAAAACGAATCATTGATGAGTGTTATGATAAGGCAAAGGAAATCATCTTAAAGCATGAGGAGATTCTCCATGCCTGCTGTAAGCTGCTCATGGAAAAAGAAAAGATTGGCCAGCAGGAATTCGAAAATCTGTTCTCTGCAGCTGCAGAAGGCTAA
- the hpt gene encoding hypoxanthine phosphoribosyltransferase produces the protein MDDKIRILLSEEEVAKRVKEVADQISRDYKGKPLHLICILKGGVFFTCELAKRIELPLTMDFMSVSSYGAGTVSSGIVKIIKDLDDPIEGKDVLIVEDIIDSGNTLAYLIEVLKQRNPNSIELCTLLDKPERRVKDQVKVKYTCFTVPDQFIIGYGLDFDQLYRNLPYIGVIEQQ, from the coding sequence ATGGATGATAAGATACGTATATTGTTATCAGAAGAAGAGGTGGCAAAAAGAGTAAAAGAAGTCGCAGACCAAATCAGCAGAGATTATAAGGGAAAACCTCTTCACCTGATCTGTATTTTAAAGGGAGGCGTTTTCTTTACCTGTGAGCTTGCTAAGAGGATCGAACTGCCCCTTACCATGGATTTCATGTCCGTATCCAGCTACGGTGCCGGAACGGTATCCAGCGGAATCGTCAAGATCATCAAGGATCTTGATGATCCTATCGAAGGAAAGGATGTATTGATTGTGGAAGATATCATTGATTCCGGCAATACCCTGGCCTATCTGATCGAAGTGTTAAAGCAGAGGAACCCAAACAGCATTGAACTTTGTACCCTTCTTGATAAACCGGAGCGCCGGGTGAAGGATCAGGTCAAGGTAAAATATACCTGTTTTACCGTACCGGATCAGTTTATCATCGGATATGGCCTGGACTTCGATCAGTTATACAGGAATTTACCATATATTGGAGTTATAGAACAGCAATAA